A genome region from Nocardia sp. NBC_01730 includes the following:
- a CDS encoding alpha/beta hydrolase family protein gives MRGTEEVQRIELTSVDGVRLEAVVDRTAVTPALGSVLLVHGITVDLDEGGQMFVRLAQRLTSAGFNVLRFSFRGHGASGGTQEGVTIAGECLDLQAAVNYAREQFPRQALSIVAASFGAVSTALSLPWLAAGLHRLVLWNPVLDLRHTFLEPQLAWGVENFGPEQQNGLQDKGFLLVDGDFRLGRVLFGEFARYSPRGEFLASVIPALIVHGDRDSAVSYEIAAETARTRQATTLHTVVGSDHGFDSREREDEAIGTTVDWLAEQCAVIH, from the coding sequence GTGAGGGGAACTGAGGAAGTGCAGCGCATCGAGTTGACGTCCGTGGACGGCGTCCGGTTGGAGGCTGTGGTGGATCGGACTGCCGTCACCCCGGCCCTCGGGTCGGTGTTGTTGGTCCACGGCATCACGGTGGACTTGGACGAGGGCGGTCAGATGTTCGTACGGCTCGCGCAGCGACTGACGTCGGCGGGCTTCAACGTGCTGCGGTTCTCCTTCCGCGGGCACGGAGCCAGCGGCGGCACCCAGGAAGGTGTGACCATCGCGGGGGAGTGCCTGGATCTGCAAGCCGCAGTCAACTACGCACGCGAACAATTCCCTCGGCAAGCGTTATCGATTGTCGCAGCCAGCTTCGGGGCTGTCTCGACGGCACTGTCACTACCGTGGCTGGCGGCTGGCTTGCACCGGTTGGTGCTGTGGAATCCGGTGCTGGACCTGAGGCACACGTTTCTGGAGCCTCAGCTGGCGTGGGGGGTGGAAAACTTCGGTCCTGAGCAGCAGAACGGCCTGCAGGACAAGGGGTTCTTGCTCGTGGATGGGGATTTCCGGCTCGGTCGTGTGTTGTTCGGGGAGTTCGCGCGGTACTCGCCGCGCGGGGAGTTCCTGGCAAGCGTGATTCCCGCGTTGATTGTGCACGGCGATCGCGACAGTGCCGTGTCCTACGAGATCGCCGCGGAAACGGCGCGAACCCGGCAGGCCACGACCCTGCACACGGTCGTCGGGTCTGATCACGGGTTCGATTCCCGGGAGCGGGAGGACGAAGCGATCGGGACGACGGTCGATTGGCTGGCCGAGCAGTGCGCTGTGATCCATTGA
- a CDS encoding TauD/TfdA dioxygenase family protein, whose translation MSQNIYQRISVTRVAGHIGADIDGVDLSVPLDPDTVAEIRDALLAHKVVFFHGQKIGHAEHVAFGRNFGELTLRPRPQSGGDLDEFPEICAISPTIDIARYGRDIEAHYRSRWVSAIGGWHTDMTHAVNPPMASILRAETAPAFGGDTQWTNLVAAYEGLSAPLRRFVDDLRAEHTFWAGYQMSEHDELDRSIMEMVNAKAMVAVHPVVRVHPESDEKALFVSPSRTSHILGMSRVESRRLLDLLYEQITRPEYTVRLRWEPGAVAFWDNRSTAHIAAADVNAADGSRILHRVTIVGDIPVGPDGFSSYAVAGRPFGSADR comes from the coding sequence ATGAGCCAGAACATCTATCAGCGCATCAGCGTGACCCGGGTGGCCGGTCACATCGGTGCCGACATCGACGGTGTCGATTTGTCGGTTCCCCTCGACCCCGACACCGTCGCCGAAATCCGCGATGCGCTGCTGGCACACAAGGTGGTGTTCTTCCACGGTCAGAAGATCGGCCACGCCGAGCATGTCGCATTCGGGCGGAATTTCGGCGAGCTGACTCTTCGCCCGCGCCCGCAGAGCGGCGGTGATCTCGACGAGTTCCCGGAGATCTGCGCCATTTCCCCGACCATCGATATCGCGCGATACGGCCGCGACATCGAAGCTCACTATCGGAGCCGGTGGGTGTCGGCGATCGGTGGATGGCACACCGATATGACACACGCCGTCAACCCGCCGATGGCCTCGATCCTTCGCGCGGAGACCGCACCGGCGTTCGGCGGCGATACGCAGTGGACGAACTTGGTCGCGGCGTATGAGGGGCTGTCGGCGCCGTTGCGGCGGTTCGTCGATGATCTGCGTGCCGAGCACACCTTCTGGGCGGGCTATCAGATGTCGGAGCACGACGAGCTGGATCGCTCGATCATGGAGATGGTGAACGCGAAGGCGATGGTCGCGGTTCACCCGGTCGTTCGTGTACATCCCGAGTCCGACGAGAAGGCGCTGTTCGTATCCCCGTCGCGGACCAGCCACATCCTCGGCATGAGCCGTGTCGAGAGCCGTCGGCTGCTGGATCTGCTGTACGAGCAGATCACCCGGCCCGAGTACACCGTGCGGTTGCGGTGGGAGCCGGGTGCGGTCGCGTTCTGGGACAACCGCTCGACAGCACATATCGCCGCGGCTGACGTGAACGCCGCTGACGGGTCACGAATTCTGCACCGAGTCACCATCGTCGGCGACATTCCCGTGGGGCCTGACGGGTTTTCCTCCTACGCGGTGGCTGGTCGCCCGTTCGGGAGCGCTGACCGATGA
- a CDS encoding relaxase domain-containing protein, translating into MREIVGIPAPVIEAWSRRETAIKARVGQLAAEFQQRLGREPISTEMYELAQRATLETRPVKHSLRSLAEQHTSWRAQAVE; encoded by the coding sequence ATCCGCGAAATCGTCGGCATCCCAGCGCCGGTGATCGAGGCGTGGTCGCGGCGCGAAACCGCGATCAAGGCGCGCGTGGGCCAGCTGGCGGCGGAGTTCCAACAGCGGTTGGGCCGCGAACCGATCTCCACAGAGATGTACGAGTTGGCGCAGCGCGCCACGCTGGAAACCCGCCCCGTCAAACACTCACTGCGGTCACTGGCCGAACAACACACCAGCTGGCGGGCCCAGGCAGTGGAGTAA
- a CDS encoding GNAT family N-acetyltransferase codes for MIRWSDARLSGHTLNEALQRRGGHIGYAVLTPYRRRGNGTAILRQSITIARALGIDRIFITCDDTNVGSRRIIESCGGELESVEPSTNGTLIRRYWIN; via the coding sequence ATGATCAGGTGGTCGGACGCGCGGCTATCAGGGCACACCCTGAACGAGGCATTGCAACGTCGTGGTGGCCACATCGGATACGCCGTCCTCACACCATACCGACGTCGGGGTAACGGGACCGCCATCCTCCGGCAGAGCATCACGATCGCGCGCGCCCTCGGCATCGACCGGATCTTCATCACGTGCGACGACACCAACGTCGGTTCGCGACGAATCATCGAATCCTGTGGCGGCGAGCTGGAATCAGTCGAGCCATCGACCAACGGCACCCTCATCCGGCGGTACTGGATCAACTAA
- a CDS encoding helix-turn-helix domain-containing protein, translating into MGVAPHRFDPRETAEALFGAELRARRKAAGLSLRQLAPLLLVSHDLLARIEKAERRPQPDFIDRVDHVLGADGDLRQLAEPFTQVARQRTLPISLEPDSAEPSLRDLIADVRAADHTMAARQLDELVAHANAAEAVVSRVEEDERTPLLRAIAEAHQLSGWMLFDRGSVALAERSFTNARRIANRADALDLIAFVGGPNSSFMSTWCGDPAQGAEQAYASLSWARRSGNRRLTAFVTTMAARAHARMGEAALCKQMLDDAETELSRHRPDGPDPVWLEVFDDAALAGHRGSCLLALGQPRQAIESLREQDSTSPTVFVRNRTIWQLEQAEAQLRTGEHDVAAATVEQALDYVAVDSITPRVVRMFRSIDLKLRACGDPAVAATTDRLEVFIGACV; encoded by the coding sequence GTGGGTGTAGCCCCTCATCGATTCGATCCACGGGAGACAGCGGAAGCGCTGTTCGGTGCCGAGCTGCGCGCTCGTCGGAAGGCCGCCGGCCTCTCGTTACGGCAGCTTGCCCCGTTGCTGCTGGTCAGCCACGACCTTTTGGCAAGGATCGAGAAGGCTGAGCGTCGACCTCAGCCCGACTTCATAGATCGGGTCGACCATGTACTCGGCGCGGACGGTGATCTCAGGCAGCTCGCCGAACCCTTCACCCAGGTCGCACGGCAGCGCACGCTGCCGATATCGCTGGAACCCGATAGTGCCGAACCGTCGCTGCGGGATCTCATTGCCGATGTTCGCGCAGCAGACCACACGATGGCGGCAAGACAGCTCGACGAGCTCGTCGCGCACGCCAACGCAGCAGAGGCAGTGGTCTCGCGGGTCGAAGAAGACGAGCGAACGCCACTGTTGCGCGCCATTGCCGAAGCGCATCAGCTCTCCGGGTGGATGCTGTTCGATCGGGGCAGCGTCGCCCTGGCCGAGCGCTCGTTCACCAACGCTCGACGGATAGCGAATCGGGCTGACGCGTTGGATTTGATCGCGTTCGTCGGCGGTCCGAACAGTAGTTTCATGAGCACCTGGTGCGGTGATCCAGCCCAGGGTGCCGAGCAAGCCTACGCGTCGCTGTCGTGGGCACGTCGGAGCGGCAATCGACGCTTGACCGCATTCGTGACGACGATGGCAGCCCGCGCCCACGCGCGAATGGGCGAAGCCGCACTTTGCAAGCAGATGCTGGACGACGCAGAAACCGAACTGTCCCGACATCGTCCCGACGGGCCCGACCCGGTGTGGCTGGAAGTGTTCGACGATGCGGCTCTTGCCGGGCATCGCGGTTCGTGCCTGTTAGCTCTCGGACAACCTCGTCAAGCGATCGAGTCGCTACGTGAACAGGACTCGACCAGTCCGACGGTATTCGTGCGGAACCGGACCATCTGGCAGCTCGAGCAGGCCGAGGCGCAGCTTCGAACGGGCGAACACGACGTGGCGGCAGCGACCGTAGAGCAGGCACTGGACTATGTAGCCGTCGACTCGATCACCCCGCGAGTTGTGCGGATGTTCCGCTCGATCGACCTCAAGTTACGTGCATGCGGCGATCCCGCGGTCGCGGCGACCACAGATCGGCTGGAGGTATTCATCGGGGCGTGCGTGTGA
- a CDS encoding serine hydrolase domain-containing protein, which yields MDTDFQTELAVHVAHAQSAARIPSLTVAVGVSGVPLAIAASGYADVENRTPATGDSRYRIGSITKTFTAAATLLLARRGVLNLDSTVERYLPGTSFGHIPLRMLLSHSSGLQREAPLDMWESMQGPSSTELRDAFHHVELIAEPGRRWHYSNLGYAVIGQIIERVSGQPCHKLIEQTVLGPLDLSQTSWTPPPNAVVGYRLDPHIDTVHREPVMDQAAIGVGGQMWSTPGDLLRWGHALAGGEPDVLPAAVVDSMHTLQVMVDTSAWTRGWGLGLILQRRGDRVLAGHTGAMPGFQSALFVHRDSTIVVAALANVTRGIKLADLAVELIEEVLVSQPPQPSRQWEPAPVCPEEIRPLLGSWWSEADETVFRWDHDGLHASLASDPANSDTRFAAEAPGRFRAVDGRLAGEVLMVSESNEGIEMRWATYPLTRTPR from the coding sequence ATGGATACCGACTTCCAGACGGAGCTGGCCGTCCATGTTGCGCACGCACAAAGCGCCGCGCGGATACCGAGTCTGACCGTCGCGGTCGGCGTCAGCGGCGTGCCGCTGGCAATCGCGGCTTCTGGCTACGCCGACGTCGAGAACCGGACGCCGGCCACGGGTGACAGCCGTTACCGGATCGGTTCGATAACCAAGACGTTCACCGCCGCGGCCACGTTGCTGCTGGCGCGGCGCGGCGTGCTGAACCTTGATTCCACCGTCGAGCGGTACCTTCCCGGGACCTCATTTGGGCACATCCCGCTACGGATGTTGCTGTCCCACAGCAGCGGCCTGCAACGCGAAGCCCCACTGGACATGTGGGAGAGCATGCAGGGACCCTCGTCTACCGAATTACGTGACGCCTTCCACCACGTTGAACTGATCGCCGAACCCGGCCGGCGATGGCACTACTCCAACCTCGGCTACGCCGTCATCGGCCAGATCATCGAACGCGTCAGCGGACAGCCCTGCCACAAACTGATCGAGCAGACGGTGCTCGGCCCGCTCGATCTGAGCCAGACGAGTTGGACGCCGCCGCCGAACGCAGTCGTCGGGTACCGGCTCGATCCGCATATCGACACCGTGCACAGAGAACCGGTGATGGACCAAGCAGCAATCGGCGTCGGCGGCCAGATGTGGTCTACCCCAGGCGATCTTCTGCGCTGGGGACACGCCCTAGCTGGGGGCGAACCCGATGTACTTCCGGCAGCTGTCGTCGACAGCATGCACACGCTGCAGGTTATGGTCGACACTTCGGCCTGGACGCGCGGCTGGGGTCTGGGCCTTATCCTGCAACGTCGCGGCGACCGTGTGCTGGCCGGGCATACTGGCGCGATGCCGGGCTTCCAGTCAGCGCTGTTCGTGCATCGAGACAGCACGATCGTTGTCGCGGCATTGGCTAACGTCACCCGGGGAATCAAGCTGGCTGATCTCGCTGTCGAGCTCATCGAAGAGGTCCTCGTCTCTCAGCCTCCCCAACCATCCCGTCAATGGGAGCCGGCGCCCGTCTGCCCGGAAGAGATCCGGCCGCTGCTTGGAAGCTGGTGGTCGGAGGCCGACGAGACGGTGTTCCGATGGGACCACGACGGCCTGCACGCCAGCTTGGCCTCCGACCCGGCCAACAGCGATACCCGTTTCGCAGCCGAAGCCCCCGGACGGTTCCGCGCCGTTGATGGCCGACTGGCAGGCGAAGTGCTCATGGTCAGCGAAAGCAACGAAGGGATCGAAATGCGTTGGGCGACTTACCCGCTCACACGCACGCCCCGATGA
- a CDS encoding helix-turn-helix domain-containing protein: MEQPTDMAWGEQLHRWRADQKLSQPELAEKLTAAAAVTGAQMVCDPRMIRRWEKGAVLPRPTYRRLLRAIGAPVPTQQPGRTHPEEVDPMRRRAFLVAVASAMAGSHETLRAWQPKQTGLSWGPLPERVGAEEVERLRRLTAHLRDLDSAFGGGVAVDPASAALDRGTGTLDRCTELAVRADLHVTLADLANVTAWAHHDSGQQNRARERLAQGLEWALSSDTREGTSLAGHLVFALARVALHQHDPESALKLVQFGQIPAAEAGDGGVGAQLRATAAWAYAMIGRPREMTDSLSRAERDMQLAAANEPSDPWMRVFYCHVDFAGHQALVHGVLAAHTTDRALAESSAATALELTEMSLAGSAPDRPARSLLFDRIVAAQSAFRVGDVDTGVKMTAEVLSDITVISSRRAVERLPQIAAASAPHARSGVVADLVHVLELAVTGA, from the coding sequence ATGGAACAACCGACTGATATGGCGTGGGGTGAGCAGCTCCATCGGTGGCGTGCAGACCAAAAGCTCTCCCAGCCGGAGCTGGCTGAGAAGCTGACAGCCGCTGCGGCGGTGACCGGGGCACAGATGGTCTGCGATCCTCGGATGATCAGGCGATGGGAAAAGGGTGCGGTGCTGCCGAGACCCACCTACCGTCGGCTACTGAGAGCCATAGGGGCGCCGGTGCCGACTCAGCAGCCGGGAAGAACACATCCGGAGGAGGTCGATCCCATGCGGCGCAGGGCGTTTCTGGTTGCGGTCGCGTCCGCAATGGCGGGATCCCACGAGACGTTGCGTGCATGGCAGCCGAAGCAGACGGGATTGAGCTGGGGACCTCTTCCGGAGCGTGTCGGTGCCGAGGAAGTGGAGCGGTTACGGCGTCTGACTGCTCACCTGCGCGATCTGGACAGCGCGTTCGGCGGCGGTGTCGCAGTGGATCCAGCCTCCGCGGCACTGGATCGGGGAACCGGGACGCTGGACCGGTGCACCGAGCTTGCGGTGCGAGCTGATCTACACGTCACGCTGGCCGACTTAGCGAATGTCACCGCGTGGGCGCATCACGACAGTGGTCAGCAGAACCGGGCCCGCGAGCGTCTGGCGCAGGGCCTGGAGTGGGCGTTGTCCAGCGACACACGCGAAGGAACCAGCCTGGCGGGCCACTTGGTGTTCGCGTTGGCGCGCGTTGCGCTGCACCAACACGACCCTGAGTCAGCGCTGAAGTTGGTGCAGTTCGGCCAGATTCCTGCTGCTGAGGCCGGTGATGGCGGAGTGGGCGCCCAGTTGCGGGCGACCGCCGCGTGGGCGTACGCGATGATCGGTCGACCTCGCGAGATGACCGACAGTCTCAGCCGCGCGGAGCGCGATATGCAGCTAGCCGCCGCGAACGAGCCGAGCGATCCGTGGATGCGAGTGTTCTACTGTCACGTCGATTTCGCTGGCCACCAGGCGCTTGTGCACGGTGTACTGGCCGCGCACACCACCGACCGGGCGCTGGCGGAATCGAGCGCCGCGACCGCACTCGAGCTGACGGAGATGTCGTTGGCCGGATCCGCGCCTGATCGGCCAGCGCGGTCGCTGCTGTTCGATCGGATCGTGGCCGCGCAGAGTGCCTTTCGAGTGGGTGATGTGGATACCGGCGTCAAGATGACCGCCGAGGTGTTGAGCGACATAACGGTGATCTCGAGCCGACGGGCGGTCGAGCGACTGCCGCAGATCGCTGCAGCTTCAGCGCCGCACGCCCGATCCGGCGTGGTCGCCGATCTGGTACATGTGCTCGAGCTGGCAGTCACCGGCGCTTAG
- a CDS encoding cysteine hydrolase family protein, with the protein MLIVVDVQNGFITTSSAHVVPVVAQLVDRWYDTDAPVVFTRYFNYRGSPFERLVGWSGLLDAPDTDIVAELETHCRDPRTHLLDKTTYTAFTSEAAHLIATLGVTDVYLCGIATDACIFKTALDIFEADLTPWVITDACASNARRHPPQQIHDSALMHMSRLLGAGQLIDSTEALSVIKRPAV; encoded by the coding sequence ATGTTGATCGTGGTAGATGTCCAGAACGGTTTCATCACTACTTCTTCCGCGCATGTCGTTCCTGTCGTCGCCCAGCTGGTCGATCGGTGGTACGACACCGATGCGCCGGTGGTCTTCACCCGCTACTTCAACTACCGCGGTTCCCCATTCGAGCGACTCGTCGGGTGGAGCGGGCTGCTGGACGCCCCGGACACTGATATCGTCGCCGAGCTCGAAACCCACTGTCGTGACCCACGAACTCACCTACTCGACAAGACGACCTACACGGCGTTCACTTCCGAAGCCGCACACCTGATTGCCACCTTGGGCGTCACTGACGTCTACTTGTGCGGGATCGCCACCGACGCGTGCATTTTCAAAACCGCTCTCGACATCTTCGAGGCCGACCTGACACCCTGGGTGATCACCGATGCCTGCGCCTCCAACGCCCGCCGCCACCCGCCGCAGCAAATTCACGACTCTGCGCTGATGCACATGTCACGACTCCTTGGCGCAGGCCAACTCATCGACAGCACCGAAGCACTGTCGGTGATCAAGAGACCGGCAGTATGA
- a CDS encoding transposase — MPPRKRRSFTAEYKVEAAHRVIDSGRSIAVVARELGIHETVLSTWVKDERRRIAAAEVGGEKPLDAAERAELLRLRRQVGELEKDNAFLAKASAYFAAMQTNRPGSI; from the coding sequence ATGCCTCCTCGCAAGCGTCGGTCGTTCACGGCCGAGTACAAGGTCGAGGCTGCTCATCGGGTGATCGATTCCGGTCGCTCGATCGCCGTGGTCGCTCGTGAACTCGGTATTCACGAGACCGTGCTCAGTACCTGGGTCAAAGACGAGCGGCGCCGGATCGCCGCGGCCGAGGTCGGCGGTGAGAAACCTCTGGACGCGGCCGAGCGAGCCGAGTTGCTGCGTTTACGCAGGCAAGTCGGCGAGCTGGAGAAGGACAATGCGTTCTTGGCAAAAGCTTCGGCGTACTTCGCCGCGATGCAGACCAACCGGCCCGGTTCGATCTGA
- a CDS encoding HalD/BesD family halogenase → MSVNRARVAFCGSASIERGGIRVRRIPGADWGRVGDWGRAVGQARADLERRGCAVVSWMVPESVRCAVAAEALDLVEQAGVRRDLVVAETGFTPWRMRNVTRAEISVGGSVVERIYRSPVLLAVLADVVGEPVFRCPYEPEQFVITRLEESGDTHGWHWDDYSFALVWVAECPAPVDGGFVEFVPDTVWDKRQPDVAQIVRSRRGCRLEVGAGDVYVMRTNTTLHRVAPIRCGRRTIVNMAFASADELSRPMSHETMDALWARGITSEGN, encoded by the coding sequence GTGTCGGTCAATCGGGCGCGTGTGGCGTTTTGTGGGTCAGCATCGATAGAGCGTGGTGGGATACGGGTGAGGCGAATACCGGGTGCGGATTGGGGTCGAGTCGGCGATTGGGGCCGGGCGGTAGGTCAGGCGCGCGCCGACCTCGAGCGTCGGGGATGCGCGGTGGTGTCGTGGATGGTGCCTGAGAGCGTGCGGTGTGCGGTGGCTGCCGAGGCGCTTGACTTGGTGGAGCAGGCGGGTGTGCGCCGTGATCTGGTGGTGGCGGAAACCGGGTTCACGCCGTGGCGGATGCGGAACGTGACGAGGGCAGAGATTTCCGTGGGTGGTTCGGTGGTCGAGCGAATTTATCGATCACCGGTGTTGCTTGCGGTGTTGGCGGATGTGGTCGGTGAGCCGGTGTTTCGGTGTCCGTATGAGCCGGAGCAGTTTGTGATCACACGGCTCGAAGAGTCTGGTGACACGCACGGTTGGCATTGGGATGATTACAGTTTCGCGCTGGTGTGGGTTGCTGAGTGCCCGGCGCCGGTTGATGGAGGGTTTGTGGAGTTCGTGCCTGACACGGTGTGGGATAAGCGGCAGCCGGATGTAGCGCAGATCGTGCGGTCTCGTCGAGGCTGTCGGCTGGAGGTTGGGGCGGGGGATGTGTATGTGATGCGGACGAACACGACGCTGCACCGGGTGGCTCCGATTCGCTGTGGCCGCCGCACGATTGTGAATATGGCGTTCGCTTCGGCGGACGAATTGTCCCGGCCGATGTCACACGAGACCATGGATGCCCTATGGGCACGGGGCATTACGAGTGAGGGGAACTGA